The region AGAACAATGTGTAGTTATTGATCATGCAAAATCTGCCCCATGTGAAATTAACACCGGAATCCCGCAGGGAACCATATTGGGGCCTGTTCTCTTCAGCCTGTCTGTGAATGAGCTGCCTGAAGTATGTCCTGAAGTTGGCATTCAGATGTATGCCGATGACACTGTGGTTTATGTGTCCGGCAAAAGCCCTGTTGTTATCAGCAGTACATTGACTAAAAGTCTTGAGAAAGTGTTTGATTGGCTAAACAAATCATGTTTAACACTTAATCTGAGGAAAACTAAATCTATGTGTTTTTCTATAACAAGAAAGCGGATAATAAATGAtcttaacattaaaatgaatggtgAACTCATCGATTaggtagaagaagaaaaatatttagGAGTGATTTTAGATTCTCAGCTAAATTTTAAAAGTCATATTAAAAACATCTCAAGAAAAATGAAGGCCAGTATGAACTGTTTCAGGTTGATCAGGAGCAGTTTAACATTTGAATGTGCTCATGTCTTTCTGAACACTATGATCCTGTCCCACCTGTCGTACTGCACCACTGTTTGGTCCCAGGCTAGCCAATCTACCCTAAAGCCTATTGAGAAGCTTTATAACCGTGCCCTAAacattttagataaaaagcccaTTCGATTccatcactgttacattttaaataaacataaaatcttAAACTTTGTTAATTTTAATCTTAAAtacataaagttgttttttaaatgtttgactggACTTGCACCTGAGCCACTTTGTAAATTTGTGAACAGGCTGGAATCCTCCAGATCCACAAGAGCTGCTGTATGTGGAGACTGTAAAGTTCCATTTTGTAAAACATCTTttgcccaaaatgttttttctgtgaaaGGAGCCAATCTGTGGAACTGGCTTCCTACAAATATAAAGACTCTAACTAAAATGTCCACCTTtaaaaaactatcaaaagcatggttcatacagcagcagcagtgtgatcaTGCCATATGAAATGTATAGCTGTGTGTATGCgaggtgtgcatctgtgtgagctcgagtgaatgtgtttatttactacACTTATTTTTATTGCTACTAACTGGTTTTTGGACTTTTTATTGTACTCACTGTAAAAAATTGACTCCTATATTATTTGGTATAtatggtgtgtgtatatatatatatatatatatatatatatatatatatatatatatatatacatatatttatacttatattgtttgttctgtttaacctgtttgtttaacttattttagagaatatgtgacatgcacctacaacaccaaaacaaattccttgtatgtgtaaaaacgtacttggcaataaagcttttctgattctgatttctgattttaactgttaaaagcccttctagggacaGGTGTTGCGAATTAGCCATAGCtataaacactgtgatacaggcatcggattgttctttgtgtaataatctatgttttttgtatctgtccctattcaaataaacaagaGAATGTATTAATAGAGATCGTGAAACAGCTTTGCTGCCCATTGGTCCCAGTGGCCAACTGCAGTATTGCAGTTCAAAAAAAATCCACAATTCCACAGATCGCCGTTTTAGAAGGCAGGTGTGTTAAAATGTCTCTGTAAGGACAACTCAAGCTGTGAACACTGCCAACTATAACTCTTTGTATTATAAATTGTGTGAATTTTGTGGCTtgttcagccacttctgtctagactgaaatagctcaacaactattggatggattggatgtttttacagacattcatggtccccagaggatgatttCAGCtggctttggtgatcccctgactgtTCTGTTAGCGCCGTGAGGTTGAGCCATTCATGGTTGTGATTAAAATGTCTCTGTAACCATTGTGAGACATAAATATATGCCCCCCTACTTTTCATATCGTGCTATCATCATGCAATAATTTCAATTcttccaatactttggtttctgACTAAATAGCttaaaaactaatgacattcccatcagcctcaactGGCCTTTGTTTTTAGTGTTAATTACCGaaggttagcatgctaacaagctaaactaagatggttaacatggtaaacattatacctgccaCACATCAACAtgctagcattgtcattgtgttacAGACTCATGGAGTCACTAGTGCGGCTAtggactcttagtcttgttaaaCTATGGAGGTTTAATCTTTGTAAGACTTTCCTAAAgcccacaaaaaaacatttttatgtctGTGATGTCCTCTCAATATAAAGTCAAGGGCGGTGCCAGAGGCGGACCCATTCTGTCTTTAGGATGAGAAGGTGGGGATTTTGAATGTAGCCTTGTGAGACACCCCTGGGGCCACTACGATCTGCAAGGCAATGATCACGGGACAGATGGAGGCAGCATACGTCATTACTAGTTTTTGGTAGCGCTCTGTAAAGCATTGTGAAGCATGTACTGTTTTGAAAACCACAGCTAAGGATCCATTCAATAGCCTACATGTAGCTTATGTGCTGAATAATCAGCTCTCATTGAAAGCTTCAAAAAAGCAATGGTTGAGCCAATGGTTAAGTCTTTGATACTCAAAAGACAGACTTTGGCTGGAgtatcactttaaaaaaaatcacatgctAAAACGGAGAAGCCAGAACTTTCAACATTCTTACAGTAATTGAGTTTTAATAGCATCCTCAACATTTTTCTTTAGCAGTGACTTCTCTGAAGAAATGGACAATCAGCACAATCTCTTAATGAATGGCCGCCTCAAACATCATGGCtctatttttacatttctgtatttgtgaggCCATTGGGCAGAGTCAACGTGTCTTTATATTTATCATCTTCTTGATATGTTGAAACAGTTGGTTCAGGACAACTATCTTTCACAAGTTCTACAGTTACTATTGGGGGTTTCAGAAGTTTTCCATGATTATTTGGCTGTGGGGAAGGTCCGGTTGAAGGTCGCGGGGAATATCTGGTCTTCTTGTATTCATACTCCTCAGCACTGACCTCGGGCACCAGCACCTTAGCGGTTGTATTAAACAAGGAGTAATCCACCCTGTAGTGCTTCCTGCTGACCCTGATCATCTCCTGGAACATCAGACCCCAGTAGATTTCTGCTGGAGTGTACGAGGTTCGGGTCTGATGCAGCATACCACTGCGGTCGTCCGTGTAGGTAAAGGACACCACCAGCTCAAAGTCTGCTTTCCTGAGATCTACCAAACTCATCTTGTACAGAGGGCTACCGGGTTCGATCCTGTGGAAGACGGTAGTAGGCGTGACAAGGACAATGTCCTTCTGCTGGATGACCAGATCTTCAAATGTCACGTCCATTTTCCCTGTGGTATGCACGGTGGAGCGGACAATCTGAGCGCAAGCCGTCCCCTCCACTAGGTGGTTCCTGCGGAAGTCCCCAATTCTAAAGGAAAGACACAAGCAACCATCGCGGAGATTGATGACAGCATTGTTGCTGAAGCCCACTGTCTGTGCCCTCTTTCTGGCCGAGGCCATTTTGGCGACAACAATTCCGATGACAAAAGTGTCGATGAAGCAGCTGATGACATCTTGTATAGTGACGACGATAATGGCAATCGTGCAGTTCTCGGACATTCCTCTGTAACCGTAGCCAATGGTTGTTTGAGTTTCAAGCGAGAACAGGAAAGCAGCGGTGAAACTGTGCACTTCGTACATGCAGGGCTCATTTATCATGTTACTGGTATCACCGTTAGCGAAAGCGATGACCCAGTAGACGATGCCAAAGAAAAGCCAGGACAGGATGTAAGACAAGGCAAAGATCAGGAACATCACCCTCCATCTGATCTCCACCAAGGTGGTGAAGATGTCAGTCACAAAGAGCCGGCACTCCTCGGGAACATGGCGAAATGCAACGTTACAGCTGCCCTCTTTGCGTACGTAGCGGTGTTTCTTTGGTTGAGGTCCATTCTCAGTCTTCACAGCGATGTCATCGATGGGGCTCACAGATATGTATTGGTTATGCATCTTCCAGAGGCTGTATGGAATAGAAAAGGACATTTAGCAATTTTATTCATCAGCATGACTTGGCAAATATCAGGTAATTATTAACACTTTGAGCTGTTAGGTTAAAGCCACTGTGCaggattttattttctcatagATCTGCCACAGTGTCTTTCAAAAACATTGAATTGCAATTGTTTTGTTTAGTAAGAGGCACTTTCTTTTCAGAGATTCAGGTTTGTTGTGATAGAGGTTTTGAAGGCCTGACATGATCGTTCTTTGTAATTAGTTGCAATTAACGGCATTAACCTTGTAACCTTTCTCACATCTGTCAATTTAGACTGAGAGCTTTGTAGTTTGTTGTTTCGTAGTTCAACTGACCCATAACATTGAGAGAAGGTCAATAGAGTAATGCAGGTCATGAATGCAAGAGCAGACAGACAACTCTGCAAACGTGACTAAACAGCTGCTGAAAGCTGTCTGATCTCTGACCCACATGAGGATGTAGAAGTCCACATTTGCAACAAACATCTGACACAGAATACCAGATTGTGTCATGGCTATAAGTAAGCTTCCGCACCAATTTAGAGGAgcattgcatttatttttttatttttttataaattgtatCCTTAAAAGCAAATATGAAGCTGTTTCCACtgttgaaaaaggaaatgtgtgtttcaaACAAGCAGTAGAACTCATACTAGACttgaaatgtatgaaaatataaatacagtaaacagaaatgtgTTTAATTGCTGAATGTTTTGATGCTGCAGCTTCTACACATATCATTCAGAATACTACCAAAGGGCTTGGCCTGTTGCTCTGACACAGAAAACAGCCATTCACGTAAACCTGTCTTGcccttttttcaactttttttccagCTGCCATTGTTGGAGGAAACAATTACCAGCGGAGTCTTCCATGTATCAAATACATTGGCTGATCACTGGAAATCTCCAACTTCTTGTAtctaatataaatacataatgaGCAGCACTTTGTTGACAACAAAAACTGTAAGACAAAAACACTGCGGTCAacttcattcatattttgtCTCTCACTTAGTTTCCCGTCTGTGCTTTGATTGCTCTGGAGGTCTATTTTTGAAAGAGCAATCTGGGAATGTTTACCATGTATGATTTTCTGTTTCCTGCCTCTTTGTACCTTGTCAATACATTTAATCACAATGGGGCAGTTGCCTGGAGATACAAAACTCATTGCAACAGTCCTTGCTTGGGCTGCTAATTTCTTCTGCTGCTGATATGCCATTTCATGCCactgatttattttcttcttgtaCAATAAACCAAGGATGCAAAGATGCAGCCCATACCTGTACTCCATAGACACTTAGAAATATATCAACTCTGCATTTAATGCAACTCTGCTAATGGACTTTACAAAATCCCATTTGGGCAAAACCCATAAAGGAAAGAGCATATTAAAAGCCAATTTTTCTACTGTTTATCAGTGTAGGACTAAAGCAGtagttgattaaaacagctacAAAAAGATGACTTTTCACACTTTAATACTACGTATAATCTATTTAGTGGCGAGTGGTCTGTTGCTGTGCCACAGTAGGATGCCTTTTGCCCAGTAACGTTACACGCTCTGTAAACCTACAATAATGTTTCCATGCAACGGTATGCTCTTGTCCAAAGCAATGGCCCAAGACcggtttttttttctgggtggAGGTCAAAGAACTGTCAGAGGTCCAATAAAAGAAGCACCACAGGACTGAACTGGTCTAAGTTAGCAGGGGAAAAAGGGATGTGGAAACTGGAATAGTGTCATGGTGCGATCACGGGCAGAGGAAGAATCAATCACAGCCAAACCACTGAGAGCATCCTCTACGCCCAAAACAAATGGGGTTTGAATCACCGCTATCTGACTGAGTGAACTGGGCTCCAGTCACAGACTCCACTTTCTCCTGGCTACAGCGAACATCCCCACTGCCAGACTATGGAGCTCACTCCATGAGGTCATAGAAATAACGTCCTATTAGCTTCCCATAATCCCTTCCTAACTACCCTGATATGGACGAAAGGAGAAAAACGCAGCATCCTACTGGAAAACCAAGAGACTGTGGCATTCATAGGTTATCAGTCTGAAATGAAACCTCTTTCTGACCTGCAGATCATTTTGTAGAAGAATAAAAAATGCATAGACATGCAGTTATCTTAACTTCCTCAGTAGCACTACAGGTGTGTCAACAAGTTGCTGCTTTATCCTGATgcttattttctgctttcgcaACTTTGAATAGTTGTTTAAATGCTCGTCTCAGTTAAGTAGCGGAGCTGCAATGATTAATCCTTCGACAGAAAATGATGTGGCAACTATTTTTTATTATCGATCAATCATCATTTTGGGTTCAAGGGAATGTACACTGTCGGTGCGACACTTGAGTccggactgaaatatctcaacagctactggatggattgctatAACATTTTGTACATGCATTCATAgtcctcagaggatgaatcctaatgaatTTGGTGATCCGCTGACTTTTCCTCTGGTGCCACCATGAGTTTGGCTTTTGTGGTTGTGAGTAAAATATCTTGACAATCTATCATTGAATTTGGTACAAATATTTACGTCGTCCTCcagatgaattgtaataacttttagCACCGTAATcatgtcaaaaatgtaaattatgTTCAATACTCTATAACCAAATACCTGGTAAAACTAATTATattcagcctcagctgtactttgggTATAGTGCAAATTAgaaaatattagcatgctaacacgcctAGGTAAGAGGGTGAACATCATCAGACTGTTAGCATCGTCATTGTGATCATGTTAGCACTCCGGCATTAGCATTAGTCTGGCTGTGGACCCGTTGTTTTGACCGACATGCTGCTGTGTTAAATGTTATTGTGAACTTAACATCTTTTGGaatttggactgttggtcacgGATAATGAAAATAGTTAGTTGCAGTTGCTGCCCTCCTATTTACTAATTGCGAATACATAAAGTATGAAATAAAGAATACCTTGAATCAGAGTATTAAATTGTCACTTGacatatatattgttttattatattaatacaattaaatgtaaaattcagtaaatattttcaaaattgaGTGATGGAGCTACTGTTCATACAGTAGTTCTGCTAAACTTTTATCTTCCTGCGCTGTAGAGTCGTGACTAACAAGTATAATAAAGATGAATGCTCAGGCAGTCCATGTAGACTTTGTCActctcacaaaaaaataaaataaatgaatggataaataaataaagtctgaAGCATAAGAGTGAAATTGGGATACTCCCATCGTGTTGCATGTGGTCAGCTAATAAACTCGACCTCAAAAGACACAATTAATCCGCCATTCTACATTTTTTGACGTGATGTAACTGTTGTTGAAGTGATTTTGACCATAATAGCATCTGGAGTATCGGGCAACAAAAAGACTTTTTAATCAACCctgaatgttttttaaatggttcAAGATACTGAGGAGGAATTTCCCCCACTTGCAGTCGACTTAATATActttcttttactgtaataTGTGGGATTCTTTTAATTATTCAAGTCAAATTATGGACAATCGTCATGCTGAGCATTAAAAAGCTCTGCTAATTAAGTTATGTATATGTTTACTGTATTGTGGTTTTACCCACCGAGCAGTACATCAGCCCCGATAGTTCTCTGTGTCGACCCACTAGGTTGAGCTGTTTGCTCCCCATTTCCCTTTGCCAAATTACGGAGCTTATGACCTGTAACAAGCAGCTCTGtgtacaaaacaagacattacacAGAACAACCTCGTACAACCCAAACACATCCTGACCTTTTGGCATAAAGTTTCCACTGCACTTTCTATGAACAAAGCTTTGATACTTGATATTTCTGAGGTTTGAATTGTTGTTCTTCCACCATAAGAGCGTTCTTTTGTATTCTAAAGTTAGACTAAAGGGCCGTCACCCACACTGCTGACAATCAAGGGATGAACTCTGGAAACAACTTGGCCAATTggcttgtttcctctcctgctCCGGGGCACTTACAACTCCCATTACATGCTCACTTTCTGCAAATGACATTGTGCCACCCATCTGCGGTTCACTGGAACAGAACCGTGTA is a window of Sander vitreus isolate 19-12246 chromosome 21, sanVit1, whole genome shotgun sequence DNA encoding:
- the kcnj16a gene encoding inward rectifier potassium channel 16; this encodes MHNQYISVSPIDDIAVKTENGPQPKKHRYVRKEGSCNVAFRHVPEECRLFVTDIFTTLVEIRWRVMFLIFALSYILSWLFFGIVYWVIAFANGDTSNMINEPCMYEVHSFTAAFLFSLETQTTIGYGYRGMSENCTIAIIVVTIQDVISCFIDTFVIGIVVAKMASARKRAQTVGFSNNAVINLRDGCLCLSFRIGDFRRNHLVEGTACAQIVRSTVHTTGKMDVTFEDLVIQQKDIVLVTPTTVFHRIEPGSPLYKMSLVDLRKADFELVVSFTYTDDRSGMLHQTRTSYTPAEIYWGLMFQEMIRVSRKHYRVDYSLFNTTAKVLVPEVSAEEYEYKKTRYSPRPSTGPSPQPNNHGKLLKPPIVTVELVKDSCPEPTVSTYQEDDKYKDTLTLPNGLTNTEM